The nucleotide window CCTGCATGTGCCGGGCCAGCGTTCCCGTCACGAGCACCTGTTCGATGCCCTTCTGTGCCGCGTAGGCGGCGATCTCTTCGTGGAATTCCTTCCCCTTGGTGCCCACTTCGCCCATGTCGCCCAGCACCAGCACGCGCGGCGCCGGGCTGCCCGCCAGCACGTCGATCGCAGCGCGCACCGAATCCGGGTTCGCGTTGTACGTATCGTCGATGACGACGGCGCCCTTGGCGGCCTGCTTGCGCTGCAGCCGGCCACTGACCGGCGCGAAGGTGTCCAGCCCCGCCTTGACGCGGTCGAACGAAATGCCGGCTGCCGCCGTGCAGGCGATGGCGGCCAGCGCGTTGCGCACGTTGTGCTCGCCGGCTGCCTGCAGGGCGACATAGAACTGGACCAGTTCACCATCGCTGCAGCGGATCGACACGAACATCTGGTTGCCGAAATCGGCCGGGCGGAACGTGCAGCTCACATCGGCCTCCTTGGTCAGGCCGAAGGTGATCGTGCGGCGGCTGCCGGCGAGCTCGCGCCAGATGGGCGTGAATTCGTCGTGCGACGGGAACACCGCCGTACCGTCGCCTGGCAGGGCGGCCAGCACGGAACCGTTCTCGCGCGCCACGGCTTCCACCGTGTGCATGAATTCCTGGTGCTCGCGCTGGGCATTGTTCACCAGGGCGATGGTCGGCATGGCGATGCGGGCCAGCCGGCCGATCTCGCCCGGGTGGTTCATGCCCAGTTCGATCACGGCGGAGGAATGGTGCGGCGCCAGGCGGAACAGCGTGAGCGGCACGCCGATCTCGTTGTTGAGGTTTCCGCGCGTCGCCAGCCGGTCTTCCTCGCCATGGGCGGCGGCCAGGATGGCGGCGATCATTTCCTTGACCGTCGTCTTGCCGTTGCTGCCGGTGACACCGATCACGGGCAGGTCGAACTGGCTGCGCCACCAGCGGCCGATCTGGCCAAGCGCGGCCAGCGTGTCCCGCACGAGGATGACGGGCAGCGCCTCCGGCGCGGTCCAGCCATCGGGCAGCCGTTCAACCACGACGGCGGCCGCTTTCTGCGCCACTTGCGTCAGGAAGTCGTGCGCATCGAAGTTCTCGCCGCGCAGCGCGACGAACAGGGCGCCCGGCGCCACGGTGCGGCTGTCGGTCGACACGCCATCGAAGGCCGTGCCCGTGGAGGCTTCGCCAACGAGGCGCGCGCCATCCAGCGCAGCCAGGATCTGGTCCAGCGTGGCGCGCATCAGTTCGTCCTCATCATCGTCAGTCGGGCGGTCAGTGCCAGCTGGGCATGCTCGGCATCGGAGAACGGCAGTTTCTTGCCCTTGATTTCCTGGTAGGGTTCATGGCCCTTGCCGGCCACCAGGATCACGTCGTTCCTGGCCGCGTGCTTGACGGCGGAAAGGATCGCGGCCGCGCGGTCCTCGATGGCCTGCGCGGGACGGGTGGCATCCATGCCGGCCACGATCTGCGCGATGATCGCGTGCGGATCTTCGCTGCGCGGGTTATCGCTGGTGACCAGCACATGGTCCGCCGCCTGCGCGATGCGGCCCATCTGCGGGCGCTTGCCCGGGTCGCGGTCGCCGCCGCAGCCGAACACGCACCACAGCTGGCCGCCGCGGTCCGCCGCCACGGGACGCAGCGCTTCCAGGGTTTTTTCCAGCGCGTCGGGCGTGTGCGCGTAGTCGATGACGACCATCGGCGCATCGTTGCCGCCGACCAGCTGCATGCGGCCCGGCGCCGGCGTCAATGCCTCGATCGCCTCGACGGCAGCGCGCAGCGGCAGGCCCTTCGCCAGCAGCGCGCCCAGCACGCCGAGCGCGTTGCTGACGTTGAACGCGCCCACCAGCCGGGTCTTCACTTGCGCGGCGCCATAAGGCGACTCGAGGTGGAACTCGGTGCCGGCGCTGCGGCTCCTGACCTGGCTGGCGCGCAGCACGGCAATCCCGGCCAACTGCGCAGGCAGTGCAGCCATCTCGGCTTCGCCCTTGAGCGTATAGCCGATCACCTGGGCATCCTTCACCTGCGACGCCATGCGCACGCCGGCCGGATCGTCCAGGTTGATGACGGCGGTCTTCAGGCCGGGCCAGGCGAACAGCTTCTGCTTGGCCGCTTCATAGGCTTCCATCGAGCCGTGGAAATCCAGGTGGTCGCGCGTCAGGTTGGTGAACAGCGCCACGTCGAAATGCATGCCCGCCACGCGGCCCTGTTCGAGGCCGATCGACGACACCTCGATGGCCAGCGCGCGGGCGCCGGCGGCGCGGCACTCGTCCAGCGTGCGGGCCAGCAGTACCTGGTCCGGCGTGGTGTAGCCGGTGGCCGCGAATTCGGCTTCGCCGCGGCCATTGCCCTGGCCGTGGAACAGGCCGACACCCAGCGTGCCGATGACGGCGGCGGTTTCGCCGGCGCGCGAGAGCGCATGGCCCAGCCACACGGCCGACGAGGTCTTGCCATTGGTGCCGGTGATGCCGACGGTGAACATGCCGGCGTCCGGCATGCCGTACACGGCATGCGCGATCGGACCGGCGCGCAGTTTCAGGTCCGCCACCGGCAGGCTGGCCACGCGCCATTCCGGGTTCCAGGCGAATCCGGCCGGGTCGTACAGCACGGCCGCGGCGCCCTGTTCGATGGCCCGTCCTATATAGGTACGGCCGTCGCCGGCATCGCCGGCGCTGTTGTTCGGATAGGCGAAGAATACGTCGCCCGGTGCGATGCGGCGCGAGTCGGAGGTCAGCTGGCCGTCTGGTGCGGCCTGCCTGATCCAGTCGCCGATCTGTTGGATGTCGTCGTTGTTATTCATGTTCGTCATTACATGGCCTCCCCTTCGTTGCTCGCCGGAGCCACGATTTCCGTCACGGTGGAATCGGGAGGCACGTTCATGGCGCGCAGCGCGTTTTCCGCGACCTTGGCAAACGTCGGCGCCGCCACCTGGCCGCCGAAACGGCCGCCCTGGGTCGGCTCGTCGATCATCACGGCGATCACGAAGCGCGGCGCCGACAGCGGCACGATGCCCACGAAGGAGCCGATGTACTTGCGCGGAATCGGGTAGCGGCCGTTTTCCACCTTGTAGGCGGTGCCTGTCTTGCCGCCCACGCGGTAGCCGGGGATCTGGGCCTGCTTGGCCGTGCCGTCCTTGCCGGTGACGACCATCTCGAGCATCTCGCGCATCTGGCGCGCCGTCTGCGGCTTGATGATCTGCTGGCCCTGCGGCAGGTCGTGGCTTTTCTGGAAGGTGAGCGGAATCAGGTCGCCATCGCGGGCGAACATCAGGTACGAGCGGGCCAGCTGGATCAGCGACACCGAGATGCCGTTCCCGTAGCTCATCGTGGCCTGCTCGATCGGCCGCCAGTTCTTGTAGGGACGCACGCGGCCGGCAACGGCGCCGGGGAAACCCCACTTCGGCTGCTGGCCGAAGCCGACCTTGGTGAACATTTCCCACATATCCTGCGGTGGCATCGACAGCGCGATCTTCGAGGTACCGATGTTGGACGACATCTCCATCACCTGCTGCACGCTGATCACGTGGTGCGGCTTGGTATCGCTGATGGTGCGGTCCTTGATGGTGAGGCGGCCGTTGCCGGTGTCGATGCTGGTGTACGGCGTGACCACGCCCTTGTCCAGCGCCAGCGCCACGGTGATCGCCTTCAGCGTGGAACCCGGTTCGAACGAGTCCGTCATCACGCGGTTGCGCAACTGCGCGCCGGTCAGCTTGCGGCGGTCGTTCGGGTCGTAGCTGGGATAGTTCGCCAGCGCCAGCACTTCGCCGGTGTGCACGTCCAGCACCACGGCAGCGCCGGCCTTGGCGGCGAATTTCTCGACAGCCGCCTTCAGCTGCGTGAAGGCGATGTACTGGATCTTCGAATCGACCGACAGCACCAGGTCCTTGCCGTCGTGCGGTTCGTGCTTGGCGCCGATATCCTCGACGATGTGGCCCAGGCGGTCCTTGATCACGCGGCGCGTGCCGGGCTGGCCCACCAGCGTTTTCTGGTGCGCCAGCTCCATCGATTCCTGGCCCACGTCTTCCACGTTGGTGAAGCCCACCACGTGGGTCATCACTTCACCTTGCGGGTAGAAGCGCTTGTATTCCTTGCGCGTGTCGATGCCGTCGATCTTCAGCTTGGCGATCCGGTCGGCCACGTCCTGCTCGACCTGCCGCTTCAGGTAAACAAAGTTGCGGTCCGAATCGAGCTTCTTGCGCAACTCGGCCTCGCTCATGTCGAGCAGGCTGGCCAGCGCGCGGATCTTTTCCGGCGGCGCCAGCAGCACGTCGTCCGGGATTGCCCAGATGGCCTTGACGGGCACCGACGATGCCAGCACCTGGCCATTGCGGTCCATGATCTTGCCGCGCGTGGCCGGCAGTTCGATCGTGCGCGCGTAGCGGATCTCGCCCTGCTTCTGCAGGAACTGGGTGGACAGGCCCTGCAGCCACAGCGCGCGCACCGCCAGCGCGGCGAACGCGGCGAACAGCACGAACAGCACCACGCGCGAGCGCCAGGTGGGCAGGCGCACCGCCAGCACGGGGCTCTTGGAGAACGACACGCCTTTCGAGGCGGCCACGCGGGAGCTTGCGGCGTTGGGACGGCTCATTCCTCGCCCTCCGTCAGGTATTGCGTGCGCGCGGGCGTCAACTGGGTCATGCCCAGGTCGCCGTGCGCGATTTCCTCGATGCGGGCGTGCTTGCCCAGCGTGGACTGGTCCAGCTGCAGCTGCGCCCATTCGATGTCGAGCTGGCGCGCCTTGGCCTGCGCGCGTTCCAGCTCGATGAACAGATGGCGCGCCTGGTATTGCGCGTTAACGAGCGACAGCGCGCAGCCCACCAGCAGCGCGGCCAGGACGGCGGCGAGCTTGCCGCTCATGCCGGCCTCTTTTGTTCAGGGAGACGCACAGGTAAGCGAACTGCGACCCGCATCACCGCCGAGCGGGCGCGCGGGTTCTCGTCCACTTCGCGCGCCGATGGCTTGATCTTGGCGAGCAGCTTCACTTCCGGCTGCGGCAGGTCGGCGGCGCGGATCGGCAGCCGGCGGTCCGGCTGCGGCACATTGGCGCGCTCGGCAAGGAAACGCTTGACGATGCGGTCTTCCAGCGAATGGAAGCTGATGACGGCCATGATGCCGCCCGATGCCAGCGCGTCGTAGGCCTGCTTCAATCCTGCCTGGAGGTCCTCAAGCTCTTGATTGATGTAAATCCGGATAGCCTGAAAGGTCCTTGTGGCCGGATCCTTGCCCTTCTCCCGGGTTTTGACCGCGCCTGCCACGATGCCGGCAAGCTGTCGTGTGCTTGAAATTGGTTCGACTGCCCGGCGAGCAACAATCGCCTTTGCAATCTGAAAAGCAAACCGTTCTTCCCCATAATCCCTGATCACCTTTTCAAGAGTCTGTTCCGATTCCGTGGCCAGCCATTCGGCCGCGGAGATGCCGCGTGTCGTGTCCATCCGCATGTCGAGCGGCCCGTCATTGCGGAATGAAAAGCCGCGCGCGGCGTCATCGACCTGTGGCGATGAAATACCCAGGTCGAGCAACACGCCGTCGACCTGGCCGATGCCGCGCTCGGCAAATGCGGAAGCCATCGTGGCGAAACTGTCGTGCACGATGGTAAAACGCGGATCTTCGATGGTTTGCGCGGTGGCGATCGCCTGCGGATCCTTGTCGAACGCGACCAGGCGCCCGTTCGGGCCCAGGCGTGACAGCAACAGGCGGCTGTGACCGCCGCGGCCGAAGGTGCCGTCGACGTAGATACCGTCGGCACGCGCGCCGGCAATGGCCAGCGCATCGACCGCTTCGTCTAACAGCACCGTACGATGCTGGAATTCTGGCACCGCTGTGTTCGTCATGTGGCGGGCCTTTAGAATGAGAAATCGGACAGCGTGTCCGGCATGCCGACGTCGATCGTGGCTTGTTCGTTTTCGGCGCGTTTGGCCGGATCCCAGATTTCAAAGTGCGTCAGCATGCCGGACAGGATCACCTCGCGGCCCAGGCCGACGGCGGCACGCAGCTCCGGCGCCACCAGAATGCGCCCGGTAGCATCCATTTCCACGTCGCTGGCATTGCCCAGCAAGATGCGCTGCCAGCCACGGGCCGACATCGGCCAGGCGGCGATCTGGTCGCGCTTGGCTTCCCAGACGGGGCGCGGATACATCAGCAGGCAGCCGTCCGGGTGCTTGGTCAGCGTGAGGCGACCTTCGCACTGTATTGACAGTGCGTCACGATGCTTGGCGGGAATGGACATCCTGCCTTTCGCATCGAGAGTGATCGCGGAAGCGCCCTGGAACACGGCTGTACTTTCTCTTCAGAACCTGGTTTGGATAAATCTGTTGTTGGTTTTGGGTGGCGCCGTTTCCGCCCCGCTATCCCACAAAACTGCACTTTTTCACACAGGTGCCCACTTTAAAGGTCGGCACGACAGTGGTCAAGCGATTTCCAATTGGTAAAAGTCGATTTTTACTAATGAAATTAAGGACTTAGCGCGTATCGTTCAAGCAGTCTCAACACAGAAAACGTCGACAAATCAGGTACCTAGGCTATTTAGTGCATGTGCTACCTCATCTACAGCGCAGCATGAATCGCTGCCGAGTGGCAAAGAACAAAATTTGAGAAAAATATAATGTTGCCATGAAACAACGGCTGAGTAGCGGCCCGACAACGGTTTTCTCAGCCATAAAAGCCGCCTGGCTGTCGCCGTTTCCCGACACTGTATCCGCATACAGGCAGGGTTTTCGGCGCAGTAAGTACTACCAGAAACACGGGGCCAAATTATTAATAATGCAATGACTCCAAGGGATTAATAATTGCTGAAAATTCCTTGTGGAAATAACATGTATAGACAACTTTGCATGCTTAAAGGTGTTCTCAGCGGCAGGGCGCCGCATTTTCCGCTGCTTTCATGAGGAAAGCAATGTCATCTCGCGCTCCCGGGCAATATGCGCCCCATATGGGAAGTGAGTACTTCTTCTCATGCCCATTAGACAAGTTCGTGACGCCCGGTCTGAAGAGCGTCGCGGCGTTTTCGATCGAACGATGCAAACCGTTGCGTTGACGCAATTCGTATTTCTTCTCGGGATCAGAGAATCACCTCTCTGGACTTTCCGAGAGGAAATCAATGAGACAAACCGACGCCACCTTCATCCCCAGCGTGTGGGAGCGCCTGACCGTACCTTCGACGCCTTCGCTGCTGACTCTCGAGCAGCACAAGCGGGCCATTACGCGACCAGTCCCGGTCCGCGACGGTCGATGGCAACCTGGCGTGCTGGTCCGGTTGGCGTGTGCCGGCGTACGACAAAGCTGGGCCGGGCATCCACAGCTGTTCAATAACGCAACGGAGGACATATGAAAAGTTCCCAGGGACTTGTTGCCCTGCTCAGCATTATGTCGATGATCGCATTTGCCGGATGTGCAGGCATTTCATCACCAGTCTCCCGACCCCCTGTGGACACGACCGGAAGCGATGCTGAAGCAGCCAGGCAGTTCAAGGCCCAGGTGGTGGGTGTGCAATGGCTGAGCCCGTTGCAACGTCGCGACTATTCAACCGAATGGCAATTACTGTGGACGCTCGGTCTCGCGCGGCCTAATGTCAACGATGACCAGGTCAGGGGAAACCCGAAGAAATACACGACGCTGCAAGTCATTGGCTCCATAGCCTTCGGGGACGACGGCAAGGAAACATTCAGCGCTTACCATGCCGGATATATAGATGAGCTCATCGTACCGTTCCATGACATCTACTTCTCGAGCTCCCGGTATTTTTATAATGCCCATTCATTGAAAGACCGGACCACCTGGCGCGAGCTGGCCGGGATTCATATCGAATATGCGCTTCCGGCGCAAAACCTGGATCCTGTCGAGGCCGCCAACTATACTCGCGATCGAATCATCAGTACTTTCAGTATCGGAAACAAGAACTTTCCCACCGCCTGGTCGCGAGCGACTCCGCCGGAGGTGCGCGTAACAACCGGCGGGGCCAATGCGGGTTTCACTTCCTTGTCCGCCGCACTGGACTACCTCAAGGCGCATCCCGACAAAACCGTCTGGGCCATGAATTGGGACGCGCCAAGCCGCCCCAAGGACGAGCAGTTGAACGAAAACATGGTGTTGCTCGTCCTGGCCGGGCCCACCTTCAAGACCGACCGCGACCCGCTCGCCTGGATAGCTTATCCGGCGAGTCACCACACTGAAGGCCTGGAAAGGAAGCCGGGCCCGCCAGCGCAGGTCGGCCACGTGTGGCAGGCCACGATAGCGAAGGCCATTGATAACGCGAGCAAGCGGGCTGCCGACATCGGCTACGTCATCCACGACGCCAACTACCTCACCGCCGGCTCACCGGAACGCATCGTCAATCTCGCCAACGCCGTCTCCCACGAAGTCGCGGGGTTCGATTTTGTCGGGAAGTCTTTCAACACGCCAGCCCTGCTGGGCGAGATGGGTGCCGGCACGGCGCTGACGAATGTCGCCCTGGGCATCGCCTACGCCAACCATATCGGCGCAAACGTACTGGTGGCGGGAACGTCCGACCCGGCAAGGCCGACCGCGGTGGTTGTCATCCCACCGGCGAAAGCGCGGCCAATCGATCACGATAAACCCTGGTTTCGTGCCCGCAGCGAAAACACCGCCCACCTGATGTGGTGGGGGCTGCGCCACGATCACGGACCTTATACGCAGGGATATTCCCGGTAACGAGGGAGCCCCATGAAGGAGCCATCCGCCTGCACGCTCTTTCGCGGCTGAACATCGACCAACCCCCCGGCAACGTTCAATCCACTTCCCAGCCGCGCGAGCGCTCCACCGCCCTGCCCCAGCGCGCCAGCAAGGCGGCGCGGCGGTCCTCCGGCATGGCCGGCTCGAAACGCCGCTCGCATTGCCACTGCGCGGCGATTTCCTCCATCGACGACCAGAAGTGCACCGCCAGGCCGGCCAGGTACGCCGCGCCGAGCGCGGTGGTTTCCGTCACGCGCGGGCGCAACACGGGCACGCCGAGCAGGTCGGCCTGGAATTGCATCAGCAGGTCGTTGCGGGCGGCGCCGCCATCGGCGCGCACTTCCAGCACCGGCTGGGCGGCATCGCGCTGCATGGCGGCCAGCAGTTCCGCGCTTTGATAGGCGATCGCCTCCACGGCGGCCCGGGCGATGTGGGCGGCGGTGCTGCCACGCGTGAGGCCGACGATGGTGCCGCGCGCGTACTGGTCCCAGTGCGGCGCGCCGAGGCCGACGAAGGCCGGCACGAGCATTACGCCGCCGCTGTCCGGCACGGATGCGGCCAGCGCTTCCACGTCGCCCGACTGGCGGATGATGCCCAGGCCGTCGCGCAGCCATTGCACGGTGGCGCCGCCCATGAACACGCTGCCTTCCAGCAGGTAGCAGGGGCGCATGTCGTCACTGCTGTGCAGGCGCCAGCCCACCGTGGACAGCAGCCGCTCGTGCGACACGGCCGGGCGGGCGCCGGCATGCATCAGCATGAAGCAGCCGGTGCCATAGGTATTCTTGACCATGCCGGGCACGTGGCATGCCTGGCCGAAGGTGGCGGCCTGCTGGTCGCCGGCGATGCCGGCCACGGGGATCGGGCTGCCGAACAGGTCGGCGTGCGTGGCGCCGATCTCCGCGCTGGACGACACGACTTCCGGCAGCACCGCTTCGGGGATATCGAACAGCGCCAGCAGGTCGGCGTCCCAGCGCATCAGGTGGATGTTGAACAGCATCGTGCGGGAGGCGTTGCTGACGTCCGTCACGTGGGCGCCGCACAGGTTGAACACGAGCCAGCTGTCGACGGTGCCGAAGCACAGTTCGCCGCGCTCCGCGCGGGCACGGGCATCGGGCACATGGTCGAGCAGCCAGGCCAGCTTGGTGGCGGAGAAGTAGGCGTCCAGCTCCAGGCCGGTGCGGTCGCGGATCAATGCCGCCTTGCCGGCCGCGCGCATGGCGTCGCACTGGTCGGCAGTGCGGCGGTCCTGCCATACGATGGCGGGTCCCACCGGGCGCCCGGTCTCACGCTCCCACAGCACGGTGGTTTCGCGCTGGTTGGCGATGCCGATCGCGCGCACCTGGGCGGGGCGCACGCTGGCTTCGCGCAGCACCTGGCGCGCCACGGCGAGCTGGCTGGTCCAGATGTCGTCGGCGTGGTGCTCGACCCAGCCGGGCCGGGGGAAATGCTGGGGGAATTCCTGCGCGGCGCAGCCGCCGATGCGGCCTTCGTGGTCGAACAGGATGGCGCGCGAACTGGTGGTGCCCTGGTCGAGGGCGAGGATGTAGTTCTTCATGACCGAATCAAGTGAAGCAAGCCGATAGGCCGGATTCTGTTACGGCACCGGCAAGCCGGTGCTATGACAGCCATTCCTCTAGGCGACGGATTACTCCGCCGCTCAAGCTTTCTACCCGCACGCTCCGCGAGCAACATCATCGCGTGCCTATTTGAAATTGCACCAGGTGGAGGTTACCGCGTTTCACCGTAACTTAATACGCTCGTCTCTGTGGCCCTATTCCTCGCCTTATACCCCGAAAGGCTTTCAGCGGACGGCCGTTAACCGTCACCCCGCTCTGTGGAGTCCGGACCTTCCTCCCGCCAACGCATTGCTGCGCCGGCCAGCGGCTGTCTGGCTTGCTTCGGGCGCTATTGTACCCGATCGCCCGCCGGGGCCAGAACACGTTCGCCGCAAAACGGAAATCGATGTCGCCATTTCAAAAGCCCGCGGCCGACCCGCGCTCTAGAATGCCGCATCATCCAAAGAGGCCCACATGACCCATCCATCCCGTTCCGGCGGCCAGATCCTGGTCGATGCATTGAAGATCCACGGTGTCGACACCGCGTTCGGCGTGCCCGGCGAAAGCTACCTGGACGTGCTCGACGCGCTGCACGAATCGGACATCCGCTTCGTGATCAACCGCCAGGAAGGCGGCGCGGCGTTCATGGCCGACGCCTACGGCAAGATGACGGGCAAGCCGGGCATCTGCTTCGTCACGCGCGGGCCGGGCGCCACCAACGCATCGATCGGCGTGCACACGGCCTACCAGGATTCCACGCCGATGATCCTGTTCATCGGCCAGGTGGGCGGCGACTTCATCGACCGCGAAGCGTTCCAGGAAGTGGACTATCGCCGCATGTACGGCCAGATGGCGAAATGGGTGGCGCAGATCGACCGCGCCGAGCGCATTCCCGAGTACCTCGCGCGCGCCTTCCAGGTGGCCACCAGCGGGCGCCAGGGCCCCGTGGTGCTGGCCCTGCCGGAAGACATGCTGGTCAGGCAGGCCGCCGTGGCCGACACCCGCCGCT belongs to Pseudoduganella albidiflava and includes:
- a CDS encoding UDP-N-acetylmuramoyl-tripeptide--D-alanyl-D-alanine ligase, translating into MRATLDQILAALDGARLVGEASTGTAFDGVSTDSRTVAPGALFVALRGENFDAHDFLTQVAQKAAAVVVERLPDGWTAPEALPVILVRDTLAALGQIGRWWRSQFDLPVIGVTGSNGKTTVKEMIAAILAAAHGEEDRLATRGNLNNEIGVPLTLFRLAPHHSSAVIELGMNHPGEIGRLARIAMPTIALVNNAQREHQEFMHTVEAVARENGSVLAALPGDGTAVFPSHDEFTPIWRELAGSRRTITFGLTKEADVSCTFRPADFGNQMFVSIRCSDGELVQFYVALQAAGEHNVRNALAAIACTAAAGISFDRVKAGLDTFAPVSGRLQRKQAAKGAVVIDDTYNANPDSVRAAIDVLAGSPAPRVLVLGDMGEVGTKGKEFHEEIAAYAAQKGIEQVLVTGTLARHMQDAGAGSGSTNVRHFEQFDALLAAVDAAVTPDTTVLIKGSRFMKMERVVQHLIGSQQANKETH
- a CDS encoding UDP-N-acetylmuramoyl-L-alanyl-D-glutamate--2,6-diaminopimelate ligase — its product is MTNMNNNDDIQQIGDWIRQAAPDGQLTSDSRRIAPGDVFFAYPNNSAGDAGDGRTYIGRAIEQGAAAVLYDPAGFAWNPEWRVASLPVADLKLRAGPIAHAVYGMPDAGMFTVGITGTNGKTSSAVWLGHALSRAGETAAVIGTLGVGLFHGQGNGRGEAEFAATGYTTPDQVLLARTLDECRAAGARALAIEVSSIGLEQGRVAGMHFDVALFTNLTRDHLDFHGSMEAYEAAKQKLFAWPGLKTAVINLDDPAGVRMASQVKDAQVIGYTLKGEAEMAALPAQLAGIAVLRASQVRSRSAGTEFHLESPYGAAQVKTRLVGAFNVSNALGVLGALLAKGLPLRAAVEAIEALTPAPGRMQLVGGNDAPMVVIDYAHTPDALEKTLEALRPVAADRGGQLWCVFGCGGDRDPGKRPQMGRIAQAADHVLVTSDNPRSEDPHAIIAQIVAGMDATRPAQAIEDRAAAILSAVKHAARNDVILVAGKGHEPYQEIKGKKLPFSDAEHAQLALTARLTMMRTN
- a CDS encoding peptidoglycan D,D-transpeptidase FtsI family protein gives rise to the protein MSRPNAASSRVAASKGVSFSKSPVLAVRLPTWRSRVVLFVLFAAFAALAVRALWLQGLSTQFLQKQGEIRYARTIELPATRGKIMDRNGQVLASSVPVKAIWAIPDDVLLAPPEKIRALASLLDMSEAELRKKLDSDRNFVYLKRQVEQDVADRIAKLKIDGIDTRKEYKRFYPQGEVMTHVVGFTNVEDVGQESMELAHQKTLVGQPGTRRVIKDRLGHIVEDIGAKHEPHDGKDLVLSVDSKIQYIAFTQLKAAVEKFAAKAGAAVVLDVHTGEVLALANYPSYDPNDRRKLTGAQLRNRVMTDSFEPGSTLKAITVALALDKGVVTPYTSIDTGNGRLTIKDRTISDTKPHHVISVQQVMEMSSNIGTSKIALSMPPQDMWEMFTKVGFGQQPKWGFPGAVAGRVRPYKNWRPIEQATMSYGNGISVSLIQLARSYLMFARDGDLIPLTFQKSHDLPQGQQIIKPQTARQMREMLEMVVTGKDGTAKQAQIPGYRVGGKTGTAYKVENGRYPIPRKYIGSFVGIVPLSAPRFVIAVMIDEPTQGGRFGGQVAAPTFAKVAENALRAMNVPPDSTVTEIVAPASNEGEAM
- the ftsL gene encoding cell division protein FtsL, with the protein product MSGKLAAVLAALLVGCALSLVNAQYQARHLFIELERAQAKARQLDIEWAQLQLDQSTLGKHARIEEIAHGDLGMTQLTPARTQYLTEGEE
- the rsmH gene encoding 16S rRNA (cytosine(1402)-N(4))-methyltransferase RsmH → MTNTAVPEFQHRTVLLDEAVDALAIAGARADGIYVDGTFGRGGHSRLLLSRLGPNGRLVAFDKDPQAIATAQTIEDPRFTIVHDSFATMASAFAERGIGQVDGVLLDLGISSPQVDDAARGFSFRNDGPLDMRMDTTRGISAAEWLATESEQTLEKVIRDYGEERFAFQIAKAIVARRAVEPISSTRQLAGIVAGAVKTREKGKDPATRTFQAIRIYINQELEDLQAGLKQAYDALASGGIMAVISFHSLEDRIVKRFLAERANVPQPDRRLPIRAADLPQPEVKLLAKIKPSAREVDENPRARSAVMRVAVRLPVRLPEQKRPA
- the mraZ gene encoding division/cell wall cluster transcriptional repressor MraZ, whose product is MFQGASAITLDAKGRMSIPAKHRDALSIQCEGRLTLTKHPDGCLLMYPRPVWEAKRDQIAAWPMSARGWQRILLGNASDVEMDATGRILVAPELRAAVGLGREVILSGMLTHFEIWDPAKRAENEQATIDVGMPDTLSDFSF
- the glpK gene encoding glycerol kinase GlpK; the encoded protein is MKNYILALDQGTTSSRAILFDHEGRIGGCAAQEFPQHFPRPGWVEHHADDIWTSQLAVARQVLREASVRPAQVRAIGIANQRETTVLWERETGRPVGPAIVWQDRRTADQCDAMRAAGKAALIRDRTGLELDAYFSATKLAWLLDHVPDARARAERGELCFGTVDSWLVFNLCGAHVTDVSNASRTMLFNIHLMRWDADLLALFDIPEAVLPEVVSSSAEIGATHADLFGSPIPVAGIAGDQQAATFGQACHVPGMVKNTYGTGCFMLMHAGARPAVSHERLLSTVGWRLHSSDDMRPCYLLEGSVFMGGATVQWLRDGLGIIRQSGDVEALAASVPDSGGVMLVPAFVGLGAPHWDQYARGTIVGLTRGSTAAHIARAAVEAIAYQSAELLAAMQRDAAQPVLEVRADGGAARNDLLMQFQADLLGVPVLRPRVTETTALGAAYLAGLAVHFWSSMEEIAAQWQCERRFEPAMPEDRRAALLARWGRAVERSRGWEVD